A stretch of the Uranotaenia lowii strain MFRU-FL chromosome 3, ASM2978415v1, whole genome shotgun sequence genome encodes the following:
- the LOC129754958 gene encoding uncharacterized protein LOC129754958 isoform X2 yields the protein MGSMPSTHNMSLEVLAGILPLKDRYNLLLLRFLIRCEVMNPLVIVNFERLLEQNFRTRFMSVYYVLMSMQVNPSSYSPTRVFSPHYDNSSVQFDLSMQQEIRGIPDSHRPLLIPRIFEAKYRHVDADKMYFTDGSLIEESTGFGVFNETTSASYNLQSPCSVYIAELAAIHWALDSIASRPVGHYYIVTDSLSSVDAIRSIRPGKHSPFFLEKIRDTLSALTRRRFPITFVWVPSHCSIVGNEKADSLAKVGATEGDTYPREIVFNEFYFLVRGNSLVNWQRKWDEDEDGRWLHSIIPKTRYSIVLTLLAAICVVAAKVTMTSSILFGRVRSILSPERI from the exons ATGGGCtctatgccctcaacgcacaacatgagtcttgaagttttggcaggaatactccctttgaaagatcgatacaatctactattacttcggttcctcatcaggtgtgaggtcatgaacccattggtgatcgttaattttgaaaggttacttgagcaaaattttcgaacaagATTTATGTCTGTATactatgtcctcatgtcaatgcaggtaaacccttcttcgtactctccaactcgtgttttcagcccacactacgataattcttctgtccagtttgatttgtctatgcagcaggaaattcgtggaatcccggattcgcatcgcccacttctgattccaagaattttcgaagctaaatatagacacgtcgatgctgacaaaatgtactttaccgatgggtctctaattgaggaatcaacgggattcggagtgttcaacgaaacaaCTAGCGCCTCTTATAACCTCCAGTCtccatgctctgtgtatatagcagagttagctgctattcaCTGGGCCTTGGACAGCATCGCCTCACGGCCTGTTGGGCACTACtacattgtaacggatagtctaagCTCAGTTGACGCAATACGATCAAtacgaccgggaaagcactcgccgttcttcctagagaagatacgggatactttgagtgctttaacaagacgtcgctttcccattacctttgtttgggttccctctcattgctcgatagtgggcaatgagaaggcagactctctggcaaaggtgggggcgacggaaggcgacacgtatccacgtgaaatcgtcttcaacgaattctacttcttggtacgagggaactctcttgtcaactggcagcgcaaatgggacgaggatgaggatggtcggtggctccactcgattatcccaaag acgcggtactctatcgttttgacattgctggcagcaatttgtgtagttgcggccaaggttaccatgacatcgagcatattgtttggtcgtgtgaggtccatcttgtcgccagaacgaatttaa
- the LOC129754957 gene encoding angiogenic factor with G patch and FHA domains 1 isoform X1 → MLKKSNPMYMKLRRLTNLYDISAKQIGTYVRNLHRHMRKQNVRIRKLRRKLASLRNRHKAELASHKLEQEDDEPTVKTEKDDEHEDFLKALEKAELQHVQEAKAAEPLDVKAFVDDIKKTAQSVDYQSRYIFEPTSGLYYDPETGYYYNATYDLHYDGTRGCYLKYNEETRDYDFYSQVISQETIEAQQPKKTEKTKRRRQRPRSRDDSERERGRDRDRRGRDKAYSDEDEYERRRSRDRYRRRRSRSLSEPRKGRRKHRRSRSRSHYTLSSRSKSKTDSEEEIRELRRLRDERKERKEEQRAKRLNKVEDSEEEEGELASSSDSDSTNSDERRSVISIGSTSSGTHELVVDYKAGNSSALAKQYPPSLRLIVQETALPALKKGSLFIVTCKGGSLGREGDHDVIIPDLNVSKFHLKFLYKHCHYQVLDLGSRNGTLLNGNRMSPSKQESETFQLEHRDVLQLGQTKLLCHVHEGSFTCSQCEPGLLIERDGCDAGAAGDAHIKPVSYKEGLKRLQKRYGLEEEKYVDPPVNLPVDYKDRAASRRKLVGSSTEHAKVEVASVDQAIGHQNKGFKMLAKMGWSEGKGLGKNDGGRTEPVPLVSNVGTGGLGAQALVDPTVYSLEPSNKQKMRKAIALKTQQRYAACEDVEETPVAKPTEKHVATLDKQISSENKGFQMLAKMGWNQGESLGPGEDGLKEPVKIMSNVGTSGLGSKPLVTGQAVASKSKTIWKKQQPKCKPVKKVFEESDSE, encoded by the exons ATGTTGAAAAAATCCAATCCGATGTACATGAAGCTACGTCGGCTCACAAATCTCTACGACATCAGTGCCAAACAGATAGGCACCTACGTTCGCAATCTGCATCGGCACATGCGGAAACAGAATGTCCGGATCCGGAAACTTCGCCGGAAGTTGGCTTCGCtg CGTAACCGGCATAAAGCCGAGCTAGCGTCCCACAAGCTGGAACAGGAAGATGACGAACCTACtgtgaaaactgaaaaagatGACGAGCATGAAGATTTTCTGAAGGCACTTGAGAAGGCGGAGCTGCAGCACGTTCAGGAAGCGAAAGCTGCCGAGCCCCTGGACGTGAAAGCGTTCGTTGATGACATCAAAAAGACGGCTCAATCGGTGGACTACCAGAGTCGGTACATTTTCGAACCGACTTCCGGGCTGTACTACGATCCGGAGACTGGATACTATTACAATGCC ACGTATGACCTTCACTACGATGGGACACGTGGCTGCTATCTTAAGTACAATGAAGAAACCCGGGACTATGATTTTTACTCCCAAGTAATATCCCAGGAAACAATTGAAGCTCAACAGccgaaaaaaactgaaaag ACCAAGCGACGGCGTCAGCGACCGAGGTCCAGGGACGACAGTGAGCGGGAACGAGGTCGGGATCGGGATCGCCGAGGGCGAGACAAAGCTTACTCCGACGAGGATGAATACGAGCGAAGGCGGTCTCGAGATCGATATCGAAGACGTCGCAGTCGATCGCTTTCGGAACCGCGGAAAGGACGTCGCAAGCATCGTAGAAGTCGATCCCGATCGCACTATACCCTTTCCAGCCGTTCCAAGTCGAAGACCGATTCGGAGGAGGAAATCCGGGAGCTGCGCCGCTTGAGAGATGAACGAAAGGAACGTAAAGAGGAACAGAGGGCGAAACGGTTAAACAAGGTTGAGGACAGTGAGGAGGAAGAAGGAGAGTTGGCTAGCAGTAGTGATAGTGATTCTACGAACAGCGATGAACGTAGATCGGTCATTTCGATTGGCTCAACTAGTTCCGGAACGCATGAATTGGTCGTTGACTACAAAGCCGGGAACTCTTCAG CATTAGCCAAACAATATCCACCGTCTCTGAGGCTGATCGTGCAAGAAACTGCACTGCCTGCCCTTAAAAAAGGTTCCCTATTTATAGTGACCTGTAAAGGTGGTTCCCTCGGAAGGGAAGGGGACCACGACGTTATCATTCCTGATCTTAATGTTTCCAAA TTCCATCTCAAGTTCCTATACAAACACTGCCACTATCAGGTGCTGGATCTCGGGTCCCGCAACGGTACCCTACTGAATGGGAACCGAATGTCCCCTTCGAAGCAGGAAAGCGAAACCTTTCAGCTGGAACATCGGGACGTGCTGCAGCTGGGCCAGACCAAGCTGCTGTGCCATGTTCATGAAGGCAGCTTCACCTGTAGCCAATGTGAGCCGGGATTATTGATAGAAAGGGATGGATGTGATGCGGGAGCTGCGGGTGATGCGCACATTAAGCCGGTTAGCTACAAGGAAGGGCTCAAGAGGCTGCAGAAGCGATACGGACTGGAAGAAGAAA AATACGTTGATCCACCGGTGAACCTGCCAGTGGACTACAAGGATCGAGCTGCGAGTCGCCGCAAGCTGGTGGGAAGCAGCACCGAGCATGCCAAAGTTGAGGTCGCTTCCGTTGATCAGGCTATTGGACACCAGAACAAGGGCTTCAAAATGCTGGCCAAAATGGGCTGGAGCGAGGGCAAGGGTTTGGGTAAAAATGACGGAGGCCGAACGGAACCGGTGCCATTGGTTTCGAACGTAGGCACCGGTGGTCTGGGAGCACAGGCCTTGGTGGATCCAACGGTGTATTCGTTGGAACCTTCCAATAAGCAAAAAATGAGGAAAGCAATCGccttgaaaactcaacagaggTACGCGGCCTGTGAGGACGTTGAAGAAACACCAGTAGCTAAACCAACCGAAAAACATGTTGCAACACTGGACAAACAAATTAGTTCCGAAAACAAAGGTTTCCAGATGCTGGCGAAAATGGGTTGGAACCAGGGTGAATCGTTGGGTCCCGGAGAAGACGGTCTGAAAGAACCGGTTAAAATAATGTCTAACGTTGGAACGAGCGGCCTCGGAAGTAAACCACTTGTTACCGGCCAAGCCGTTGCCTCTAAAAGTAAAACAATTTGGAAGAAGCAACAGCCCAAATGTAAACCCGTCAAAAAGGTGTTCGAAGAATCGGACTCCGAATGA
- the LOC129754958 gene encoding uncharacterized protein LOC129754958 isoform X1 has translation MGSMPSTHNMSLEVLAGILPLKDRYNLLLLRFLIRCEVMNPLVIVNFERLLEQNFRTRFMSVYYVLMSMQVNPSSYSPTRVFSPHYDNSSVQFDLSMQQEIRGIPDSHRPLLIPRIFEAKYRHVDADKMYFTDGSLIEESTGFGVFNETTSASYNLQSPCSVYIAELAAIHWALDSIASRPVGHYYIVTDSLSSVDAIRSIRPGKHSPFFLEKIRDTLSALTRRRFPITFVWVPSHCSIVGNEKADSLAKVGATEGDTYPREIVFNEFYFLVRGNSLVNWQRKWDEDEDGRWLHSIIPKVSLKPWFNRLNLSRDFIRIFSRLMSNHCSLDAVLYRFDIAGSNLCSCGQGYHDIEHIVWSCEVHLVARTNLIDSLRARGKPPNVPVRDVLAVLDLDYMFEIYLFLKAIDLRL, from the coding sequence ATGGGCtctatgccctcaacgcacaacatgagtcttgaagttttggcaggaatactccctttgaaagatcgatacaatctactattacttcggttcctcatcaggtgtgaggtcatgaacccattggtgatcgttaattttgaaaggttacttgagcaaaattttcgaacaagATTTATGTCTGTATactatgtcctcatgtcaatgcaggtaaacccttcttcgtactctccaactcgtgttttcagcccacactacgataattcttctgtccagtttgatttgtctatgcagcaggaaattcgtggaatcccggattcgcatcgcccacttctgattccaagaattttcgaagctaaatatagacacgtcgatgctgacaaaatgtactttaccgatgggtctctaattgaggaatcaacgggattcggagtgttcaacgaaacaaCTAGCGCCTCTTATAACCTCCAGTCtccatgctctgtgtatatagcagagttagctgctattcaCTGGGCCTTGGACAGCATCGCCTCACGGCCTGTTGGGCACTACtacattgtaacggatagtctaagCTCAGTTGACGCAATACGATCAAtacgaccgggaaagcactcgccgttcttcctagagaagatacgggatactttgagtgctttaacaagacgtcgctttcccattacctttgtttgggttccctctcattgctcgatagtgggcaatgagaaggcagactctctggcaaaggtgggggcgacggaaggcgacacgtatccacgtgaaatcgtcttcaacgaattctacttcttggtacgagggaactctcttgtcaactggcagcgcaaatgggacgaggatgaggatggtcggtggctccactcgattatcccaaaggtaagccttaaaccatggttcaatagattgaacttgagtcgggattttattcgtatattttcccgtctcatgtccaatcattgttccttagacgcggtactctatcgttttgacattgctggcagcaatttgtgtagttgcggccaaggttaccatgacatcgagcatattgtttggtcgtgtgaggtccatcttgtcgccagaacgaatttaatagactcccttagggcccgaggaaaaccacctaatgttccagttagagatgtactagctgtgctagatttggactacatgttcgaaatctacctttttctaaaagctatcgatcttcgtctataa
- the LOC129754957 gene encoding angiogenic factor with G patch and FHA domains 1 isoform X2: protein MLKKSNPMYMKLRRLTNLYDISAKQIGTYVRNLHRHMRKQNVRIRKLRRKLASLRNRHKAELASHKLEQEDDEPTVKTEKDDEHEDFLKALEKAELQHVQEAKAAEPLDVKAFVDDIKKTAQSVDYQSRYIFEPTSGLYYDPETGYYYNATYDLHYDGTRGCYLKYNEETRDYDFYSQVISQETIEAQQPKKTEKVHSPTCRDQGAINSLVSAFSNLEIGRMRSNALALAKQYPPSLRLIVQETALPALKKGSLFIVTCKGGSLGREGDHDVIIPDLNVSKFHLKFLYKHCHYQVLDLGSRNGTLLNGNRMSPSKQESETFQLEHRDVLQLGQTKLLCHVHEGSFTCSQCEPGLLIERDGCDAGAAGDAHIKPVSYKEGLKRLQKRYGLEEEKYVDPPVNLPVDYKDRAASRRKLVGSSTEHAKVEVASVDQAIGHQNKGFKMLAKMGWSEGKGLGKNDGGRTEPVPLVSNVGTGGLGAQALVDPTVYSLEPSNKQKMRKAIALKTQQRYAACEDVEETPVAKPTEKHVATLDKQISSENKGFQMLAKMGWNQGESLGPGEDGLKEPVKIMSNVGTSGLGSKPLVTGQAVASKSKTIWKKQQPKCKPVKKVFEESDSE, encoded by the exons ATGTTGAAAAAATCCAATCCGATGTACATGAAGCTACGTCGGCTCACAAATCTCTACGACATCAGTGCCAAACAGATAGGCACCTACGTTCGCAATCTGCATCGGCACATGCGGAAACAGAATGTCCGGATCCGGAAACTTCGCCGGAAGTTGGCTTCGCtg CGTAACCGGCATAAAGCCGAGCTAGCGTCCCACAAGCTGGAACAGGAAGATGACGAACCTACtgtgaaaactgaaaaagatGACGAGCATGAAGATTTTCTGAAGGCACTTGAGAAGGCGGAGCTGCAGCACGTTCAGGAAGCGAAAGCTGCCGAGCCCCTGGACGTGAAAGCGTTCGTTGATGACATCAAAAAGACGGCTCAATCGGTGGACTACCAGAGTCGGTACATTTTCGAACCGACTTCCGGGCTGTACTACGATCCGGAGACTGGATACTATTACAATGCC ACGTATGACCTTCACTACGATGGGACACGTGGCTGCTATCTTAAGTACAATGAAGAAACCCGGGACTATGATTTTTACTCCCAAGTAATATCCCAGGAAACAATTGAAGCTCAACAGccgaaaaaaactgaaaag GTTCATTCACCCACCTGCCGCGATCAGGGCGCCATTAATTCCCTAGTCTCTGCCTTCTCCAACCTGGAGATCGGACGCATGCGTTCGAATGCTCTAG CATTAGCCAAACAATATCCACCGTCTCTGAGGCTGATCGTGCAAGAAACTGCACTGCCTGCCCTTAAAAAAGGTTCCCTATTTATAGTGACCTGTAAAGGTGGTTCCCTCGGAAGGGAAGGGGACCACGACGTTATCATTCCTGATCTTAATGTTTCCAAA TTCCATCTCAAGTTCCTATACAAACACTGCCACTATCAGGTGCTGGATCTCGGGTCCCGCAACGGTACCCTACTGAATGGGAACCGAATGTCCCCTTCGAAGCAGGAAAGCGAAACCTTTCAGCTGGAACATCGGGACGTGCTGCAGCTGGGCCAGACCAAGCTGCTGTGCCATGTTCATGAAGGCAGCTTCACCTGTAGCCAATGTGAGCCGGGATTATTGATAGAAAGGGATGGATGTGATGCGGGAGCTGCGGGTGATGCGCACATTAAGCCGGTTAGCTACAAGGAAGGGCTCAAGAGGCTGCAGAAGCGATACGGACTGGAAGAAGAAA AATACGTTGATCCACCGGTGAACCTGCCAGTGGACTACAAGGATCGAGCTGCGAGTCGCCGCAAGCTGGTGGGAAGCAGCACCGAGCATGCCAAAGTTGAGGTCGCTTCCGTTGATCAGGCTATTGGACACCAGAACAAGGGCTTCAAAATGCTGGCCAAAATGGGCTGGAGCGAGGGCAAGGGTTTGGGTAAAAATGACGGAGGCCGAACGGAACCGGTGCCATTGGTTTCGAACGTAGGCACCGGTGGTCTGGGAGCACAGGCCTTGGTGGATCCAACGGTGTATTCGTTGGAACCTTCCAATAAGCAAAAAATGAGGAAAGCAATCGccttgaaaactcaacagaggTACGCGGCCTGTGAGGACGTTGAAGAAACACCAGTAGCTAAACCAACCGAAAAACATGTTGCAACACTGGACAAACAAATTAGTTCCGAAAACAAAGGTTTCCAGATGCTGGCGAAAATGGGTTGGAACCAGGGTGAATCGTTGGGTCCCGGAGAAGACGGTCTGAAAGAACCGGTTAAAATAATGTCTAACGTTGGAACGAGCGGCCTCGGAAGTAAACCACTTGTTACCGGCCAAGCCGTTGCCTCTAAAAGTAAAACAATTTGGAAGAAGCAACAGCCCAAATGTAAACCCGTCAAAAAGGTGTTCGAAGAATCGGACTCCGAATGA